A region of the Candidatus Hydrogenedentota bacterium genome:
TCCGGTGCGGGCTGTGGCCGCGGTGCTGCTCGCGGCGGCGCGCCAGAATGGCCTCAAGCCGCCCGCGCAGGTAGGCGTACTCGCCCCGCAGGTAGATGATGCCGTGGTTGGCGCCGATGGCGTGGGCCGCGATGGTCATCCCCTCGATGACAAGCTCGCCGTGCTCCGAGAGAATGAGCCGGTCCTTGAAGGTGCCGGGCTCGCCCTCGTCGGCGTTGCACACGATGAATTTGTGCTCGCTGTAGGCCGCGGCCGCCAGGTTCCACTTCACACTGGTGGGAAACCCGGCCCCGCCCCGCCCCTTGAGGCCGGAGGCGGCAATTTCGGCGATCACGTCGGCGCGGGGCTTCTCCAGCGCCCTCCAGAGTCCGGCGTTGGGCTCGACCGCGCTGAACGTGAGCGTGTTTGCGGGCGTGTTCATAATCAATGGCCCTCCATGGATTCGACCGCGTAGACACCGAATTTTTTCCGGTATTCCTCGATGATCTCGTGCACCTTTTCAGGGGTGACCGACGAATAGACCTTGTCGTTCACCAGCATGGCCGGACCCTGGTCGCACATGCCAAGGCAGTTGGCCCATTCCAGGGTGAACTTGCCGTCCGGAGTGGTCTGCCCGAACTTGACGCCGAGATCATTCTCCAACTGCCTGGCCAGACGGTCCTTGCCCGCCATGTCGCAGGAAATGGTCCTGCACAGGCGGATGACATACCGGCCCTTGGGCGCGTGGTCCAGGAAACTGTAAAAGGAGACCACGCCGTAGACCTCGACGGGGTGGATGTCCAACTGCTCCGCGATGAGCTGCATGGCGTGCGGCGGGATTTGGTGGTATTTGCCCTGCAGTTTCTGAAGCAGGGGCAGGAGCGCCGCGCGATCACGTCCGCTGTCGGCGGCCCATGCGCGGATGTCCTCGTTCAAGCCTCCGAGTTCGTGGGATGCCATGGTTCAAGCCTCCCTCTGCCGCAGCAGGTTGTTGACCCGCTCCAAAAGTTTGACGGGTTCCACGGGCTTCTCCTGAAAGTCGTCCACGGGGGCCATGTCGGGGTCTTTACCGTAGACCAGCCCGGTGGCCCGGCTGATGCTCGTGAGCATCAGGATGGGTCGCTGGAAACCCTGGCGGCGCAGTTCCTGCGCCATGGCCAGGCCGTCGTCGGGCTGCTCCATCATCACGTCCAGCACAATGAGGTCCGGTTTGAACACCCCGATTCGGGCCATGCCTTCATGGCGGTTGAACGCGCATTCGGTTTCGTGTCCGTTCGTCTCCAAGAGTTGGGTGACGGATTCGACGACATCCGGGTCGTCATCAACAATCAAGATTCTTGCCATGGCACACCTCCCTAGTTAATGATTCGGACTCCCTTACCGCACAGAAAAACGTCAAATCCAACAATAATGAGAATAACCGATTTGGGCTCAGTTGTCAACCCCTCTAAGATTACTTTGAAAAATGAGAAAGACCTGCCATGGATTAAGAATAAGGATAAAGACCCGTGTCGGCTGGTAGGACCTTGGCCGCCGCGTCAGTGCCATGGCACATGGACTCCCCCACCTGACTGTACGCTGAATGTCGTTGTCATGCCCCGGGACGTTGTCTTTTGCCATGGACCCCGGTAAAATCACCGGGGAGTTCACACGACCATTCCCCAGGAGGCACCATGAAGAAAAAAGTCGCCGTTGTCTTTGGCACCCGTCCCGAAGCGATCAAGATGTGTCCGGTGGTTCTGGCCATGCGCGGCCATGCCACCCTGGAGCCGCAGGTCTGCGTCACGGCGCAGCACCGGCAGATGCTAGACCAGGTGCTGGAGGTCTTCGGCGTGGTTCCGGACACGGACCTGGACCTGATGCAGCCCGGCCAGACCCTGGCGGCGTTCACCGCGCGCGCCCTGACCGCCGTGGACGCCTATCTCGCGGAGCAGCAACCCGACCTGGTCCTTGTGCAGGGAGACACCACCACGGTGCTCGCCGCGACGCTGGCGGCTTTCTACCACCACATCCCCGTGGGGCATGTGGAGGCGGGCCTGCGCACGGGCAACCTGGAAGCGCCCTGGCCGGAGGAGGCCAACCGGGTGCTCACCTCGCGCCTGGCGGCGCTGCACTTCGCGCCCACGGAATCCAGCCGGGACAACCTGCTGGCCGAGGGGGTGCCGGGGGACCGGGTGCTGGTCACGGGGAACACGGTGATAGACGCGCTGTTGTCCGCGGCGGAACGGGTCCGGGCCAACCCGCCGGAAATTCCCGGCCTGCCCCCGCGCGCCGACACGGCCTGGTGGTCGCGGCCGCTGGTGCTTATCACGGGGCACCGCCGGGAGAGTTTCGGCGAGGGCATGGAAAACTTCTGCCGGGCCCTGGCCACTCTCGCGGGTGAGCATCCGGACAAGCACTTTGTCTACCCCGTGCACCTCAACCCGAACGTCCGCGAGCCTGTGGGCCGCATACTCGGCGCGCCGGGACTGGAAAATGTCCTGCTGTTGGAGCCCCAGCCCTATCTGCCCTTTGTTTCGCTGATGGACCACGCGGCGCTCATCATCACCGACTCCGGCGGGGTGCAGGAGGAGGCGCCCAGCCTGCACACCCCCGTGCTGGTCACCCGCGACACCACCGAGCGCCCCGAGGCCGTCGCGGCGGGGGTGGTCCAACTCGTGGGCACGGACCCGGAACGCATCCTCGCGGCGGCCCGCCCAATTCTGGACGGCTCCTCCCCATCCCGTCCGCCCATCCCCAACCCCTATGGCGACGGACTGGCCGCGCCCCGCATTGTCGAGGCCTGCGCACGGTTCCTGGGCCAGTGACCCGGCGGAATTGACCGGCGAGGGCGCCGGCCCCACACCGCTGTCGTTAGTGTGGGACAGCCGCCCCCGGCTGTCGAGGAGTAAATGAGTGGTCTGCACGGAATTGTTGGGTGGAGTCACGTAAATACCCCTAAAGACACCTTATATTTTCTGGCAAGCAATGGGGTTTTCAAGAAGGGGCGCATGGCGGAAGAAAGGCGTGGAGATGACCGTCCAATTTGTAAAACAGCCCGCCCTGATACTTGCGGCGGGTCAGCCTGTGAAAGAAATCCGCGAGTATTTTGGCCTGGCCAACACGGGCACGGGCGAACTGAGCATCGCGCGGATGAACAGCCCCGCCGGGTGGTCGGAACCGGGCCAGACCCCAGAATTCAACGAGTATTCGGTGGTGTTGCAAGGCACACTGCACCTGCGGCTCCGTGGCCGGGAACTCAAAGTGTCGGCGGGGCAGGCCGTCATGGTCTCCGCCGGGGAATGGGTGCAGTACCACACCCCGGACGGGGCGGAATATATTGCGGTGTGCATGCCGGCCTTCTCGCCGGGGACGGTGCGCCGGGACGAATAGGCGGAAAAACGGGGGCTGGCACACCTTAGCCGGTGTTCCTTCCCTGAAAAAGCGTCCGCCGCCAGGACCCCACCCGGCTTAGGGCTTGACGAAATAATCCACCACCGTGACCTTTGCCAAATAGGGGCCAAGGATGCCGCCGAATTCCTTGTGGGCGGGGTGGACCAGATAGGCGTCCCGGTCTTTCTCATTGGCAAAGGTGAGGAAGAAGCAGTGGGTGTGCCCCTGGTTCAGGTTCTCGGGGCTGACATTGGTCCCCCACTCATATCCCTTGATGGCGTCAATCTTCCCCGGCAGGGCGGCAAAGGCCTCCTCAACCTTCTTGATGTCCTCCGCCGTGGCCTCCTCCTTGAACCCGAACAGCACCACGTGCCGGAGCAGGGGCGCGGCCTTAGCGGCGTCCTCCGCCTGCTGGGCGTTCACGGGGAGGGCAAGCATGCCCACCGCAAGCAGCAGGGCCGACACCACAGCGAAGGCGGCGCAATTACGGAAGAATGGACTGGATTTCATGGCGTGAAGCCTCCTTGGTTGAGTTGACGGCGCTCAGTATGACTGCGGGGCGGGCGGCAACGCAAACCAGTTACGAATTACGAATTACGAATTACGAATAGGGATTGGGGGAGTTCGGGAGGTGGGATGGCCTTCCCGAAGGGGGGATGTCCCCGGACGGGGCGTAGGACACGTTATTGTGGGGACATCCGGCGCGGTTTGCAGGCGTGAATGAAGGCGTGATACGTTTTGTTTGGTTTCAACAAGGAGCAGACCATGAAAGAGTGCATCATCGCCCCGAACGGCGCGCCGGCGGCGGGTCCCTATTCGCACGCCGTGGCGGCGGGCAACCTTCTTTTTGTGTCCGGGCAGGGCCCGATGAAAAAGGACGGCACGGGGGTGCTTCGGGACACCATCGAGGAGGAGACGCGGCTCACGCTGAACAATCTGAAGGCCATTCTGGAGGATGCGGGCAGCAGTCTGGCGCAGGTGGTGAAGGTGAACGCCTATCTGGCGGACATGGAGAATTTCGCCCGGTTCAACGCGGTGTACCGGGAATTCTTCCCGGCCGACTTCCCCGCCCGCACCTGCATCCAGGCGGGCCGCCTTCCCCTGGACATCCAGGTGGAGGTGGAGGCCGTGGCCCTGCGGGAATCATGAGGTTGTCGCGGTTGATGAAGTGCACCCCCCCACGCCCGCACACGGGGCTGGCCGCCCTACTGGCCTGCGCGGTGTGCCTGGCCGCCGCGGCCCAGTCGCCGGTGGAGCTGAACAACGCGGGCACGGACGCCTATAACCGGGGCGACTTTCCCCGGGCGATTGCCCTGCTGGAAAAGGCGCTGGCGCAGGCCGAGGACAGCCCGGTGGTCCGGCGCAACCTCTGCAACGCCTATCAGAGCCAGGCCAACGACCTGGCCAAGGCGAACGATTTCAAGAACGCGGTGCGCCATGCCGAGTCCGCCATCAACGTGGATCCTTCCAACGCGTCCCCGCTGGTGCAGGCGGGTTCGTATTATCTGCGG
Encoded here:
- the nuoE gene encoding NADH-quinone oxidoreductase subunit NuoE encodes the protein MASHELGGLNEDIRAWAADSGRDRAALLPLLQKLQGKYHQIPPHAMQLIAEQLDIHPVEVYGVVSFYSFLDHAPKGRYVIRLCRTISCDMAGKDRLARQLENDLGVKFGQTTPDGKFTLEWANCLGMCDQGPAMLVNDKVYSSVTPEKVHEIIEEYRKKFGVYAVESMEGH
- a CDS encoding response regulator — translated: MARILIVDDDPDVVESVTQLLETNGHETECAFNRHEGMARIGVFKPDLIVLDVMMEQPDDGLAMAQELRRQGFQRPILMLTSISRATGLVYGKDPDMAPVDDFQEKPVEPVKLLERVNNLLRQREA
- the wecB gene encoding UDP-N-acetylglucosamine 2-epimerase (non-hydrolyzing); this encodes MKKKVAVVFGTRPEAIKMCPVVLAMRGHATLEPQVCVTAQHRQMLDQVLEVFGVVPDTDLDLMQPGQTLAAFTARALTAVDAYLAEQQPDLVLVQGDTTTVLAATLAAFYHHIPVGHVEAGLRTGNLEAPWPEEANRVLTSRLAALHFAPTESSRDNLLAEGVPGDRVLVTGNTVIDALLSAAERVRANPPEIPGLPPRADTAWWSRPLVLITGHRRESFGEGMENFCRALATLAGEHPDKHFVYPVHLNPNVREPVGRILGAPGLENVLLLEPQPYLPFVSLMDHAALIITDSGGVQEEAPSLHTPVLVTRDTTERPEAVAAGVVQLVGTDPERILAAARPILDGSSPSRPPIPNPYGDGLAAPRIVEACARFLGQ
- a CDS encoding cupin domain-containing protein; this encodes MTVQFVKQPALILAAGQPVKEIREYFGLANTGTGELSIARMNSPAGWSEPGQTPEFNEYSVVLQGTLHLRLRGRELKVSAGQAVMVSAGEWVQYHTPDGAEYIAVCMPAFSPGTVRRDE
- a CDS encoding Dabb family protein, with the protein product MLALPVNAQQAEDAAKAAPLLRHVVLFGFKEEATAEDIKKVEEAFAALPGKIDAIKGYEWGTNVSPENLNQGHTHCFFLTFANEKDRDAYLVHPAHKEFGGILGPYLAKVTVVDYFVKP
- a CDS encoding RidA family protein produces the protein MKECIIAPNGAPAAGPYSHAVAAGNLLFVSGQGPMKKDGTGVLRDTIEEETRLTLNNLKAILEDAGSSLAQVVKVNAYLADMENFARFNAVYREFFPADFPARTCIQAGRLPLDIQVEVEAVALRES